A window of the Phycisphaerae bacterium genome harbors these coding sequences:
- a CDS encoding metallophosphoesterase has protein sequence MAPQKRIGRRLLITFAVLCAWAALPAWGVQITRGPYLQLQTPDSVSVVWFTDSTCTGEVEWGLTASYGNLAQSTQPGTYHEIAVTGLSPDTLYHYRARSDGTPLSGDATFRTAPPPGASAVSFSFVGDSCSAPSNCAATYNAMLSQSPNGFCLTLGDLAGRGEDNITDYWQSHFFTPAAGFIKHICMYTAIGNHELYDETATYVYPARYLANWSLPKASSGTEFYYSFDKAHVHFASIDTFWSSYGVGSAQSNWLAGDLTGTTQPWKIVFGHNGPYVSEDGGSNGSTTMRTSLVPLFEQHGVDLYLHGHYHNYQRNVVNGVCYIDQGTGGQPWSTKHADDSQPYVRAYADQYYCFTRLDIQGSRLLGRCLKTSDGTVLDGFQIDKPAIAMPWQDAFPAAGPQLNWIAPWNFGSQCGLVARPGNPSGDGYVFEVADTSGHQYAYPMLADEALTNQSIEAQVYYDNSTSVKNRFGVGLRGRLFFSAAERSYYALAFVRNDNLAADGHCVLIRRQNEIETVLANWTYPDVAGWHKMRLSMEGQELSVWVDDQLLTATPIHDSSLLKGRPFIYNYRSSISGAKTLVDNVTIGPVVEPPVISQHPVSQTVYLGETAVFSVTASGFPPVSYQWQKDLIDLAEAGHCSGVTTALLTVSNADGSDVGFYRCVVSNSEGSAASNAASLTVEGPRPVQADFDQDGDVDQEDFGHFQSCLSGSGTSQNEPRCQNAKFDGDNDVDESDFALFRQCISGRGVSVDPSCMKS, from the coding sequence ATGGCTCCCCAAAAAAGGATAGGGCGGCGACTTCTGATTACCTTCGCCGTATTGTGCGCCTGGGCGGCGCTGCCGGCGTGGGGCGTGCAAATCACTCGTGGGCCCTATCTTCAACTCCAGACCCCGGACTCGGTCAGCGTGGTGTGGTTCACGGATAGCACCTGCACCGGCGAAGTCGAGTGGGGCTTGACCGCGAGCTACGGTAATCTTGCCCAATCAACTCAGCCCGGCACCTATCACGAAATCGCGGTGACGGGCCTGTCCCCGGACACGCTCTACCACTACCGCGCTCGCAGCGACGGCACGCCCCTCAGCGGTGATGCCACTTTCAGGACCGCCCCGCCGCCCGGTGCCTCGGCTGTCTCGTTCAGTTTTGTGGGGGATTCGTGCAGCGCCCCGAGCAACTGCGCGGCAACCTATAATGCAATGCTGTCGCAATCGCCTAACGGGTTCTGCTTGACTCTCGGTGATCTGGCAGGTCGCGGTGAGGACAACATCACCGACTACTGGCAATCGCACTTCTTCACGCCGGCGGCCGGCTTCATCAAACACATTTGCATGTATACAGCCATTGGAAATCACGAGCTGTACGATGAAACGGCCACCTACGTGTATCCCGCCCGGTACCTGGCCAATTGGTCGCTCCCAAAGGCTAGTTCGGGCACCGAATTCTACTACTCGTTCGACAAAGCCCATGTGCATTTCGCGAGCATCGACACGTTCTGGTCCTCCTACGGTGTGGGTTCGGCGCAAAGCAACTGGCTGGCCGGCGACCTCACCGGTACCACCCAGCCATGGAAGATCGTCTTCGGGCACAACGGCCCGTACGTCAGCGAGGACGGAGGCTCGAACGGCAGCACGACGATGCGAACCAGCCTGGTACCGCTTTTCGAGCAGCACGGTGTCGATCTTTATCTGCACGGCCACTACCACAACTATCAGCGCAACGTCGTCAACGGCGTGTGCTACATCGATCAGGGTACCGGTGGCCAGCCGTGGTCGACGAAGCATGCCGATGACAGCCAGCCCTACGTTCGGGCGTACGCGGACCAGTATTACTGCTTCACACGCCTCGATATCCAGGGCAGCCGCCTGCTTGGCCGGTGCCTCAAGACCTCAGATGGGACCGTTCTGGACGGTTTCCAGATCGACAAGCCGGCCATCGCGATGCCCTGGCAGGATGCCTTTCCGGCCGCCGGCCCACAACTGAACTGGATCGCCCCGTGGAACTTCGGGAGTCAGTGCGGGCTCGTTGCCCGTCCCGGCAACCCGAGCGGGGATGGATATGTATTCGAGGTCGCTGACACCAGCGGCCACCAGTACGCCTACCCGATGCTGGCCGATGAGGCGCTCACCAATCAGAGCATTGAAGCCCAGGTATACTACGACAACAGCACATCCGTGAAGAACCGGTTCGGCGTTGGCCTGCGCGGCCGCCTGTTCTTCTCCGCGGCCGAGCGTAGCTACTACGCGCTCGCATTTGTGCGCAATGACAACCTGGCGGCCGACGGCCACTGTGTGCTTATAAGGCGGCAGAACGAAATCGAAACCGTGCTGGCAAACTGGACCTACCCGGACGTAGCCGGCTGGCACAAGATGCGGCTTTCCATGGAGGGACAGGAACTGAGCGTTTGGGTCGACGACCAACTGTTGACCGCGACCCCGATCCATGATAGCTCGCTGTTGAAGGGCCGGCCGTTCATTTACAATTACCGGAGTAGCATCAGCGGAGCCAAGACCCTCGTGGACAACGTGACCATCGGTCCGGTGGTCGAACCACCGGTGATCAGCCAACACCCCGTTTCGCAAACCGTCTACTTGGGTGAGACCGCCGTGTTCAGCGTGACCGCAAGCGGCTTTCCGCCCGTAAGTTACCAGTGGCAGAAGGATTTGATTGACTTGGCCGAGGCAGGCCATTGCTCAGGCGTCACGACTGCTCTGCTGACTGTGTCGAACGCGGATGGGTCGGACGTCGGCTTCTACCGCTGTGTCGTGAGCAATTCGGAGGGCAGCGCAGCGTCCAACGCGGCATCGCTGACTGTCGAGGGGCCGAGGCCGGTCCAGGCCGATTTCGACCAAGACGGCGACGTCGATCAGGAGGATTTCGGACACTTTCAGTCATGTCTGTCCGGGTCCGGCACGTCGCAAAACGAGCCCAGATGCCAGAACGCCAAGTTCGACGGCGACAACGACGTGGACGAAAGCGACTTTGCCCTGTTCCGGCAGTGCATCAGCGGCAGGGGCGTATCGGTTGATCCAAGCTGCATGAAGAGTTGA